TTCCTCCCAGGCTTCACAGGTGTCATGGTCACAGATTACAATCGCTTCCATTCCATATGATTCTGCCTGTTGAAACAATTCCGGTACCGAAAACGTCCCGTCACTGGAATATCCACTGTGGATATGCAAATCCACGCTTTTTCTTTTCATCTTATTTCTTTAAGTCAAACAGATCCTGATGTACGCCGATTCCCCACAGATCCAGTGCAACTTTCAGAGACTCACAGTCTTTTGCTGCTTCCTCCAGCGGAATTCCCTCTGCGGTTGCATCTGCTGCTTTGATCAGACTTTCTACTCCGGCTGCTGCTCCCATCGGATGTGCATGCATTGCTGCACCTGCGGAAATGGAGAAGTCCAGTCCGAGATCTTCTGCCACATCCGGAATCAGTCCCTGATATACTCCGGCTGCCGGTCCTGGGAATGTACGTTTCATACCTCTGAAATCTGTGGTCAGTGCCTGTGCGATTCGGATATAACGTTCTCTCTGGATATCAACCTTTCCATATGCACACGGATAGATTACGATATCTGCGCCACTCATTCTCATGAATTTTCCAAGTACCAGATGACTGGAAATTCCTGAATAGTGAGATTCATACATAGCTCCTGCAAAGGCCGGATGTGCCAGGATCGGAAGATCGATCTCGTCATTTTCCGCGATCATCTGCATGGACGGCCAGCCCACACTCAAGGTATTGATCATCAATCCAGGAATACCCATTTCCTTACACATTTTCGCTTTATCCAGCATTCTGTCCGGACGGTCTGTAATGTTCGGAGAATAGATCACGTGTTTTCCGGTTCTCTCATAAACATCTTTCAAAATATCTGCCGCGATCTTTACACGATCTTTTACGGTACAGTAATCGGTATCGCTGAACAGCTCATCGTCTTTGATCCAGTCGATTCCTGCCATTGCCAGTTCGCGGATCAGTTTTCCTGCATTTTCCGGAGTTGCTCCGGTACAAGGTTTGATCATGCTGACGATAAACGGTCTTTTCTTTACGCCTGTGATTTCACGAAGTCCCTCGATACCAAATCTCGGTCCCTTGAATCCGTCTGTAAATACTTTCGGGAAATCAATGTCAATCAATTTTAATTTTCCTGCCATGGAAATATTTCCGATTACGGAAGTCAGAACCTGCGGAAGGTTTGCTCCCATGTTTTCAAATGGGAATGCAATCTGGAACACTGCCATTCTTTCTTTTCCTTCCATTTCCGGCATTCCGAATTCATAGCATGGAATCTCATGAACTGCGATAACTTTTCCACCGTGACGTCTGCGGACTTCCGGAGTCTCCAACGGCACCGGTGCCCAGGTTCCTGTTGTCTGCTCGATTGCCATAGAACCTACTTTTGTCAGAAGATCGGATGTATATCCCTCGCAAAAATATGTACAGATAATGTATTTCTCTTTGTCAATGGACTCCGGCATCTTAAAAATATTCTGATCATATTTCATTTTGATTTCCTCCTCTTTCTATTCTTTTTCTACCTGATTTCAATTGGTTTCTTTTCCAGAAGTTTTATCTGGAAATATAGTCAAGCAGCGTAAGGACTGTTTCTCTTTCTGCACAGTTTAATCCGGCTGCCTCACATGCACACGGTGTCACGATCACATCATGGCTTTCTTCCATTAAATCTGTCATTCTTCTTCCTGCGATTGCCATCAGATTTTCCGGTTCATAAAGTCCCAGACCTCCGGCCATTCCCGAATCTGTCACATCGTATCCGCTTCGCTTCGGAAGAAGAAGTTCCGCTGATTTCAACAGCTCTTTATAATCCACTTTACGCATCGGATATAATCTCTCGATCACGCCGCTTTCGTGCAGAACAACCTTTTCCGCTTTTCCATCGATCGCGCCTTTTGTTTCCAGAATAAATGCATCGATAAACTGAATCTTTTCCTTCAGTTCCGGGAACTGGACCAACAGAGTATCCAGTACGTAACTGTCATCTGTCACAATCGTTTCATACGCTGCCAGATCTGCTTCCATCTTTTTGGCGATCGCATTGGCTGCATCTGTCTGACCCAGTTGAAGCAACAGATATCCACAGTCTTTATATTCATTGGTTGCATAGGCTTTCTTTCCGCAGGAATCTGCCAGTTTCAGGAACTGATCTGCCGTTTTCTTCGCATCTGCTGCCGCCGGGCTGATCAGGAAAAGGATCTCCCCGTCTTTCATTCCATCGGAATAAGCTTTGTACTGGCCAAATGCGCTTTCTTCATTTTTGATGCGATCGGTGAGTGCCCAGTATTTTTCCGGAAGCTGTTCTCCCGCGATCACTTCACTTCTTACATAGCGCATCACCTCTGCCACCGGTGTATCATCGATGCTTCTGGTGTCTGCCTCATAGTTTTCTGTTGCCATAAAGGCTTCTTTTGCAACATACTGCATGTCAAATCGGGTTCCCATTGCAGTAAATACAACGCCCATTCCACTGGAAGTATCTACTCCGAGCACTCTGCTGACTGGTGCGAAATCGGCAATGATATCACTGGTCAGACAGTTGGTTGTCCGATAATATATTTTTGAAAAATCCTGTGTTGCCATATCCTTTCGCCTCCTTATACTGCTGCTGCATGTTTTCCTGCCAGATATGCAGACGCTGCTGCAATTCCAGCTCCGCTTCTTTCATTTGCAAAATTGTGTCCGGCCAGCACATCTCCGCAGGCGAACAGACGTCCCTTCCAGGTTTCTTCTTTCACCGAAAGATCTTCATTGACCTCCACACCAAGCTGCATAAACTGCTGACCTTTCGGAGCAATGGCATCCCGTGTCAACTGATCGGTGGTAAGCGTTCCAAGATTCTGATCCAACAGTTCAATCCACACTTCTGTTTTTCTCGCCTTGATTCCGCCTCCGATATATCCGCCCGTTGCCAGAACTGCTGCCGCAGCTTCGATTTCTACGCCTTCTCCCGGATGAAGCTGATCCGTCAGTCCAACCACACAATCTGCTTTCACTTTCTGATCAACCGCTTCAATCTTCGCCACTTTCGATCCTTTCAGCATCTGAATACCTTTGACCTCCAGTGCCCGATAGATCGCACGTGTGAAACGATAACCAACGACCGAATTGCCAAGCGCCTGTACTTCCGCGATTTTGCATCCGCACACTTCTTTTAACTCCGCTACAATGCTCTGAGTCTTCAGATATCCCAATACCGGCGGGAACAAAATGGTGTCAAATGCATATCGGTTGTTCATACAGAAGGTTTTGATCAGCGTCAGAAGTTCTTCTTTTCCTTCTGTTGTATCCAGATAGTCTGCCAGTTCTCCGTCACTGATCTTTCTCCGATCTCCCCAGCCTGTCAGATGAATCTCTGTGGAAAAGTAGGTTGCCTTTCCTCCCAGCTTTTCCTGATACTTCTGATAAGACATGGCTGCCGCTTTTGCGTTAAATGTTACATTTCCTTTGATTCCTACTACCAGGATCCGTGCTTCCTTTCCCGGTTCCACGATTCCGTCTGCCATCGCCTCCGGTACATACGCATTGACTGCAAATGTTCCAAGCATATTCGGAACCCAGACATTTTTTCCATCAAAGCCTTTCATCGGATAGCCACCGGCTTCTGCCAGATCCACCAGCGTCTTTACACCGGATTCCAGGCTGTCTTTGCATTTTCCGTATACATGATCCGGAGCTTCTTTCAGAACTGCCTCGATGCCTTCCTGATAGTCTTCACAGATCTCCGGTTTTTCTCCCGGGATCACTCCCAATATATCAATGGCTCCCCCCGATATTTCACTGCTTCCACCGTTTGGAAATACCATTGTCACTTTCTTTCCTGCTTCCATGGCCGATGCAGCCGCAACACATGCAGCGGTTCCTCCGCCGATAACAAGCACGTCACTTTTTATTCCGCTCATGATCAGCCCTCCTTATCCAATATTTAATACGTCGTAGCTTCCCATTCCGATATACATTTCCTGCATTAACTCTGACAATGGTAACTGATCACCGTATTGAGCCGCAAAGTAAATACCTTTCCAACGTTCCTGTACATAACCAAGTACACACTTTTCAGCTTCTGCCGGAGTCATGCCCAGATCTTCCTGTGCAATTCCACCAGCTTTATAGATAGAGAATGTTCCCTGTTCCTGCCCCATTCCGATACGGGTCCGGCGACGGAGATCTCTGAAATTCTCTACATTTTCTTCTTTAAAGGAATAGCAGACCTCTGATCCGATCATCTGAACTGCATCATCGATCACATAAGCATGTTCCGGATATTCTTCCAGGATCTTCTTTGCAAACACTCCGTATCTTGCCGTAAACTTATGGGCTGCATAACGGGAAATATGATAGGTTTCATGAATTTCCTGTGCTTCCTTTTCTGCTTCTTCTTTGGTCGTTGCGCCGTAGATAAATTCTTTATCTGTGGTACACGGAAGAACTTTTCCTACCAGTTTCTCACATGCAAGGTTGACTGCTTCCTCTGCCATCAGTCTTGCGGTTGCATATTTTCCACCGGTAATGGTGATGATTCCTGCGACCCCTTCCATTTCCTCATGATCCAGAAGGAACATGCCACGGCTGATGTTTCGGCCGGTTTCTTTTCCTGTGGTGTAAAGAGGTCTGACACCGGTACACAGTCTCAACATTCTTGCTTCCCGAAGTTCCGGAATGATGTCTGCCACAGAATCTTCCATGATCTTGATCTCGTCCATTCCCGGATCTGCATCATCCGGATCATCCACATCTACAGAAGATGTTCCGAGAAGTGCGGTATTCTGGAATCCCTGACTTACCAGTCCGTCTCCATCGGCCGGGGTACGTAAGATACCGATCAATGTCTTTGTCGGCCGCATACTGTATACTCCGGTTGAGCCTTTGTTTGGTTTCATCGGAATTGCAAATCCTGCCATCTCTGTAATCTGTGAACACCACGGTCCTGCTGCATTGATGATCAGTTTGGCATAAACTTCGTAAATGTTATTTTCTGTTTTATCCAGTACCCGAAGACCTACCACACGATTTCCTTCCATCAGTGCTCCGATCACCTCGTGATGGGTTCGGATCTCTGCCCCCTTGATTTTCGCATCGTATGCCTGTGCGATACACAGACGGAATGGATCAAATCCGGTGTCGATCGTTCGAAGTGCAAATCGAATATCCTTCGTCAGAAGTGGTTCTTCTTTCGTTGCTTCTTCTACCGAAATGATTTCATAAGGAAGACCGATCTCATCTGCACCTTTCATCCACTTCTGTGCAAATTCCATCTGCTCATCGGTTTTTGCTACCCAGATTGCATCTGTCGGGTCTACAACCTGTGGTACGATCTTTCGATAGATCTGATTTTCCTGCAAACATTCTCTTGCAGTCTGTACATCTGAAACCACATATCTTGCTCCGCCATGTAATGCGGAATGACAACCTCCTGAAGTTCCGGCTGCCAGGTCGTCTCTTTCCAGCAAAAGAGAATTCGGGAAACCACGAAGCACTAGGTCTCGGATAACACCCGTTCCAGTGGTTCCACCGCCAATTACAACCACATCAAAATTTTCTCGCATAACTCTGCCTCGCTTCCTGTTTTTCTTTTCATCCGGCTGAAAGTGTTTCCATCATATCATCGTTATTTTGCATAATCAAATCCAGTTTTTTCTTATTTTTTTATTGTTTTTGTACACATCTTGTACAAGGTGCATTTTACCCCCCCCCCCCAATTTTTAGGCACTTTGTACACTTTCCAAATATTTTTCATTCCTTTTTCGTTTTTTTGCCTGCAAACTGCATAAATTTAACTCCCTTTTTTCTACATCATTTTTTCAGGTAATCTTCCAACGCAAAAAGACCACCTGCCTGAGATTGGTATGGTCATCCTGCATATTGAAACAGAAAAGCAAAAAAATTTGCCAGCAGATAAATTTCTGCTGGCAAATACTGTTTATTTTTTTCAATATTCTCCGATAATCTTCACACAGATTTTCTTCTTTCTCATTCCAGTAAAATCTACATAAAAGACCTGCTCCCAGTTGCCCAAATCCAACTTTCCATTTGTCACGGAGATCATCTCACTTCTCCCTAAAATATCTGCTTTCAAATGTGCCGGTGCATCTTTCTCGCTCTTATTATGCCTGTAATACGGTACTTTGAATTCCGGAACAATACCGTCTAGATATTCCAAAGTATCCTGTATCAGACCTTCTTCATCATCATTAATAAAAACAGATGCCGTGGTAGAAAATGCTGATACCAGAACAATCCCTTCTTTGACTTTGCTCTCTTTCAGCACCATTTCCACATGGCTTGTTATATTTTTTATGGTCTCTGGTTCCTCAAACTGAAACGATAAATACTTTTGTACGGAAATCAATGATCCCATGTCCTTTCTTCTGCTCTTTTCACTCGATCTATTATGATTTTACATGATTCCACTACACTACGCAAGGGATGTTTTTACGCACACAGTGCCCCAGACAGAACAAGCAGAATCCTCCCGGTGAGGATTCTGCTTGTTTCTATCTTTCTCTCAGATATCTCTTCAGCAAGAATGCGCAGAAATACGGAAATGTATATACGTTATCTGCCATTCCTGCATTTGCATCTGCCAGTTTTATACCCCACACTGTTGCTATGAATCTTTTTATAATTCAATCCCAGCAAAGACCCGCTGCAAATCACATCATATCTGCCGTCCATCTGAAACGCTTTCAACGCAGTCGCGATGTCCGGGAACTCCTGTAACTCATCAAAAAAGATCAACGTCTTTCCTTCGACAAACTTTTTATTCGGATCAATCAGCGAAATATTTTTTACAATACTGTCTACCTCATATCCATCACTTACGATCGTCTTGTATTTCTGCTCCAATACAAATTGTGGGATGATAATGGCTATTTTTATACCTGCATCATCCCGGACATAATACAGCCTCCGACTGCCTTTGCCTCCCTGATTTCCTGCCATTGCTCCGGGTCAAATTTGATCCCGCCGATGGCAAAGACCGGAAGTTCCACGCTTTCACAGACTTGTCGCAAGAACTCAAGTCCACGGGGTGCCAGCCCTTTTTTACAGTCCGTCGTATAAATGTGGCCGGCAGTCAGATAGGTGGCGCCCAGACTCTGAGCCTCCACCGCTTCTTCGACCGCATGGATCGAGGTTCCGATCACCCGGAACTTTTTTTTTGCTTCCGGATCCAGCCCCCTCAGCAAATGCAGTGGCAGATGGATCTGGTTGCATCCCAGTTCCAGCGCCTCTTTCCAGAAACTGTGCAAAATGCAGGGAACCTGATATTCCCCGCAAATTTCCAGCACCTGTTCTGCCAGTTCTTTATATTCCTGCGGACTCAGATCTTTCTCTCTCAGAACCAGCGCGTCCGGCCGAAGCTTGCAGACGCGTTCAATCTGTTCTAAGAACGGGCGCTCGCACAGGCTTCGATTTGAAATGGCAAGCACCGGGTGAAATGCGGTGTACTTTACATACTCTTCACTTTTTTTACCACTCGCTCCGTCTGGCACAACTTTTACATTTTGTGTGGGTGTGCCTGTCAGCACACTCTCACCTACGCTTTCCATTTTACACATAAATATAATCACTCATGACCGGTTGCAGATGATTTGACAGCAACGCCTCGTACACTTCATCCACGGAACGTCCGTCTGAAATCTCGAACTGGTCATCTCCCTTATCCTCAATATCTTCCACATGGCTTCCGATTCCCGTGCTGACTCCCGCCGAAATCTTTGTAGCAGCAATCTGTACCAGATGATCCCGCACTCTTTCGCACTCTCTGGTAGATACCGTAATGCTCGCATACGGCATGAACAACCGGTACGCACAGACTACCTGCAACAACTGCGGCTCGTGAACATCCATGGGATTGATCCGGTCGTTGTTGATGATCGGACGCAGTCTCGGACAGGAAAATGCGATCTCTGCGTGAGGATATTTTCTCTGCAATAAATAAGCATGATATCCCGTTGCAAAGGCATCCTTCCGAAAATCATCCAATCCCAGCAGTGCTCCGAAGCCGACTCCGCGCATGCCGCCCATCAACGCCCGCTCCTGAGCGCTGACGCGATAAGGGAAGATCCGCTTATGACCTGCCAGATGCAGGGTCTCGTATTTATCCGAATTGTAGGTTTCCTGGAACACCGTCACATAATCTGCGCCACACTGATGTAAATACGTGTATTCATCAGAATTCACCGGATAGATCTCCAGCCCGATCACTTTGAAATATTTCCGTGCGATCTTGCAGGCTTCTCCGATATATTCCACTGTGGATTTGCTGCGGCTCTCTCCGGTCAGGATCAGGATTTCCTGCAGCCCGGTCTCTGCGATCGCCTGCATTTCCTTCTCGATTTCCTCCGCATTTAACTGGGCTCTGTTGATCTTATTATGGCAGTTGAATCCACAGTAAATGCAGTAATTCTCACAATAATTTGCAATATAGATCGGTGTAAACATATAGACACTGTTTCCGAAATGTTTTCGCGTTTCCATTTGTGCAGCCTGTGCCATTTCTTCCAGGAACGGCAGAGCAGCCGGTGACAGCAGTGCCTGAAAATCTTCCGGTGTCCGCACGTCATGAGCCAGAGCTCGTTTTACATCTGCCGCCGTGTAACGATCGTAGTCAAATTTTTTCATTTCAGAAACGACCTGATCCATCACATCCGACGGAATCTCTTCCATACCCGGAAGATAGGTCATGTGATCAATCCGGTTTTTCTTCTGATCTTCCAGAATCTCTTCACTCAAAATACTTTCATTGATATGTGCATCGGCACTGACATCTTTTGCTCTTTTTGTTACATCTGTCATGTTCTGTGCCTCCTAATCCTGAAGAAATCCTGTCAGTGGAGAGGATGCAGATGCGCCCCGTTCCATGGTTCTGCCAAGTCCGGATAAGTAAGCACTTCTTCCTGCTTCGATGGCTTTCTTAAAGGCCTCTGCCATAACAGCTACATCTCCGGCTGTCGCGATCGCCGTGTTTGCCATGACGGCTGCCGCACCCATTTCCATCGCTTCACAGGCCTGAGACGGACGTCCGATTCCCGCATCCACTACGATCGGCAGATCAATCTCATCCACCAGAATCTGGATAAAATCTTTGGTACACAGACCTTTATTGGAACCGATCGGTGCACCCAGCGGCATAATACAGGCTGCTCCTGCATTTGCCAGATCCCTTGCCACGTTCAGATCCGGATACATATACGGCATGACCACAAATCCCTCTTTCGCCAGGATTTCCGTCGCTTTAATAGTTTCGTAATTATCCGGCAGTAAATATTTGGAATCATGAACCACTTCAATCTTTACGAAATCTCCACATCCCAGCTCTCTGGATAACCTTGCAATCCGTACAGCCTCTTCCGCATTTCTTGCACCGGATGTGTTTGGCAGTAAGGTTACATTTTCCGGAATGTAATCCAGAATATTTGCCAGTCCGCCCTCATTGGCACGGCGAAGTGCCAGAGTGATGATCTGTGCATCTGCTTTTTCAATACACGCTTTCACAAGATCCAGTGAAAATTTTCCGGATCCCAAAATAAATCTGGAGGTAAATTCATGTCCTCCCAATACCAGTTTGTCGTCTTTTTTTCCCATCGTCGTTTCCTCTCTTGTCTTATTCTGTTATTTTTCTTGCTTTCGCTGTCTTCTTTGCACTTTCGGCGTCTTCGCTGTGGTTTTCCGCTCTCGTTACAGCTTTCTCCGACTTCGTTGTGCTTTCGCCGTCTCTACATTTTCTGTTGCTCATTTTTCATGTGCTTTCTGAACTTCACCTTGAGCGACCTTTCCTAGATTTCTTCTTCTCCGAGAAGCAGACGGGTAATCATATTTGCCTCATGCGCCGCGCAGATCGCAACGCGCGGTGCCATCAGACCTTTTCCGTAAGACGGCTCAGACACCCTGTCGCCACACAGATAAAAGTTCTTCGTCATCCGTCTGGTTACGATTGTGTTACTGCTGCCAAATCCTGCCATTCCTGTGGCTGACACCAGCTTCTTTTCCGGAAATTTTTCCAGAATCTCATTGACCAGCATGGCCTTTGCCTCCGGATTATCGAAGGCTTCACAGACAATATCCGCATCCTGAAACAAATCCGCTGCATTTTCCTCTGTCACTCTCACGCAATCCGTCTGAATATCCAGATAGGGATTGATTTTTCTCAACAGCGCTTCCAAGGCATCCGTTTTGTACTTTCCGATATCTTCCATAAAATACTGCTGGCGGTTCAAATTCGTAATGTCCACCCGATCAAAATCCACCAGGTGCAAATGTCCGACTCCGATCCGTGTCAACGCATATGCTACATTCGAACCCAGACCGCCAAGACCTGCAATGGCCACTTTTCCTCTGGAAAGCATGTCCTGAACCTCCGGAGAATGGCGTTCATTAAGCGCTGCCTGAATCTCTTCTTTTGTCAATCTGCTGCCCATTTTATCAGCCTCCTCCTACAAATGTTACAACTTCCATGCTGTCACCATCTTTTAACATGGTCTCTGAATATTGATATTTCGGAAGAATATCCCCGTTTAATTCCACCGCGATCCGCTTCATCTGATATCCGCTTGCCAGCAGATAGCTTTCTACGCTTTTTGCCTCTTCCATCTGAATCTCATTTCCATTGACTGTTATTCTCATGTGTTTCTCCTTTCCCGGATCTCTGTTACTCAAGTTATCATGTCATCTACATTCCACTTCGGTTGGGACTCCGCAAACATCGATTGTCATGAATAAAAAAGAGTTCACAAAGTAATACACCCGTGGTGGTGCACCCCTTCATGAACTCCTGTTCACTCTCAACTTCATCCGTATTCCTTTTTCATTCCGTAAATATCCCCAATCGGTCAAATCCACAGGATTTAAGACTTTTGCCCGTTGCCAGAAAAAATCATCGGAAGTGTTTTCAGACACATACCGGGATTGTATACTGTCTCTAAACAACGAACGAAAAAACGGAAGATACGCCAAGGTATCTTCCGCAATCTTCATACAGTTATGATCCGTTCCTACGTTGGCATTATCCAAATCAGGTATAAGGGTCGAAATTCTGAATTTCCTCTCAGCCTGTTACACAAGCTCCCCTGTTCTATTTACTGTTATCAGTATAAGAAGAGTTTTCAAAAATGTCAATCCATTCTTGCGTTTTTTCAAAATATTTCCGAATCTTCTTTTCTGTTTTTATATGGATTCCGCGGATTGCTGTGCATTTTCACAGCTTCTACTGAGCTGCCCGTCTTTTCAAATCCTCCACTAAAATCTCATATTCCGGTGCTGCAAGGAAATTGGTGATCAGCACCAGTTCTGCATTGGGATTACTGTGCGCAGCGCGTTCGCCAAGTTCCTGATGCGTTACAACGATCTGAACATCTTTCGGTATGGAAGATACCGGTGTATGAATGACTTCTATTCCCTGTAATCCCGCCGCAGCCAGCTTCTTTTTCAGGACTGTGGCTCCCATGGCAGAGGAACCCATTCCTGCATCACAGGCAAACGCGATTTTTCTTATTTTTTCTGCTTTTCCATTTTCTTCAACGTATTTTCCGGCTGTTTCTTCTAATCCATCTTCTTTCACATCAGCTTTTGCAACGCCACTGTCCATTCCTTTGGACGCTTGTTTCATGGCATCTTTTTTCTGCTGCGCTTCTTCGAGGGATGTATCTTTTCCCATAAATTTCAGAATCGGAAGGCTGATCAGGAGAGAAACTGCGGCAGATACAACGACTCCCACAACCAATCCCAGATAACTGTGCCGTTCCGCCATCATCAAAATCGCCAGAATACTTCCTGGTGAAGCCGGTGCCGTCAGACCTACTCCAAACAAATTAAACAGGAAAATTCCGCTTGCTCCTCCTGCGATCGTCGATAAGATCAGCAACGGATTCATTAAAATATATGGAAAATAAATTTCATGGATTCCACCGAAGAAATGGATAATCACTGCCCCAGGTGCAGAACTCTTTGCGCTTCCTTTTCCCGCAATACAATATGCCAGAAGGACGCCAAGTCCCGGTCCCGGATTCGCTTCCAGCAGGAAGAAAATAGATTTTCCGACTTCCTCTACCTGCTGAATTCCCATCGGTGATAAAATTCCATGGTTGATGGCATTATTCAGGAACAGAACCTTTGCCGGTTCAATAAATACGCTGGTCAATGGCAGCAGTCTGTGATCCACGAAGAATCCCACGCCGGCTCTCATCGCTTCATTTAATCCGTTTACCAGCGGTGTAATTCCCTTCATCGCCAGAAGTGCCAGAATTGCACCGATAATTCCCAGTGAAAAATTATTGACCAGCATTTCAAATCCCGCCGGTGTATGTCCCTCGATCGCCTGATCGAATTTCTTTAAAATCCAGGCTGAAAGCGGTCCCACGATCATTGCCCCGATAAACATCGGAATATCGCTTCCGACAATCACACCCATGGTCGCAATCGCACCGATCACTCCGCCTCGTTTTCCGGCTACCACTTCCCCGCCTGTATATGCGATCAAAAGTGGAAGCAACATCGACGACATCGGTGTTACCAGTTTTGCAAATGTTTCATTCGGGAACCATCCGGTTTCAATGAACAGTGCCGTAATGAGTCCCCACGCGATAAACGCGCCAATGTTTGGCATTACCATTCCGCTTAAAAAACGTCCAAATACCTGTACTTTTTCTTTCATTGATTTCACACCTCATTTTACCCATCGTTTGCAGAGGTATGATTGGCCAATCAATCTCTTTCCTTGTTTCTATCCCCATTATATCCGGCGCTTTTACATTTTTTCAATAAATAGAAAATGAGATTTGTCACCAATATATAGTGCCAAATCTCATCACT
This window of the Mediterraneibacter butyricigenes genome carries:
- a CDS encoding RuBisCO large subunit C-terminal-like domain-containing protein — encoded protein: MKYDQNIFKMPESIDKEKYIICTYFCEGYTSDLLTKVGSMAIEQTTGTWAPVPLETPEVRRRHGGKVIAVHEIPCYEFGMPEMEGKERMAVFQIAFPFENMGANLPQVLTSVIGNISMAGKLKLIDIDFPKVFTDGFKGPRFGIEGLREITGVKKRPFIVSMIKPCTGATPENAGKLIRELAMAGIDWIKDDELFSDTDYCTVKDRVKIAADILKDVYERTGKHVIYSPNITDRPDRMLDKAKMCKEMGIPGLMINTLSVGWPSMQMIAENDEIDLPILAHPAFAGAMYESHYSGISSHLVLGKFMRMSGADIVIYPCAYGKVDIQRERYIRIAQALTTDFRGMKRTFPGPAAGVYQGLIPDVAEDLGLDFSISAGAAMHAHPMGAAAGVESLIKAADATAEGIPLEEAAKDCESLKVALDLWGIGVHQDLFDLKK
- a CDS encoding (Fe-S)-binding protein, whose amino-acid sequence is MATQDFSKIYYRTTNCLTSDIIADFAPVSRVLGVDTSSGMGVVFTAMGTRFDMQYVAKEAFMATENYEADTRSIDDTPVAEVMRYVRSEVIAGEQLPEKYWALTDRIKNEESAFGQYKAYSDGMKDGEILFLISPAAADAKKTADQFLKLADSCGKKAYATNEYKDCGYLLLQLGQTDAANAIAKKMEADLAAYETIVTDDSYVLDTLLVQFPELKEKIQFIDAFILETKGAIDGKAEKVVLHESGVIERLYPMRKVDYKELLKSAELLLPKRSGYDVTDSGMAGGLGLYEPENLMAIAGRRMTDLMEESHDVIVTPCACEAAGLNCAERETVLTLLDYISR
- a CDS encoding FAD-binding protein, whose product is MSGIKSDVLVIGGGTAACVAAASAMEAGKKVTMVFPNGGSSEISGGAIDILGVIPGEKPEICEDYQEGIEAVLKEAPDHVYGKCKDSLESGVKTLVDLAEAGGYPMKGFDGKNVWVPNMLGTFAVNAYVPEAMADGIVEPGKEARILVVGIKGNVTFNAKAAAMSYQKYQEKLGGKATYFSTEIHLTGWGDRRKISDGELADYLDTTEGKEELLTLIKTFCMNNRYAFDTILFPPVLGYLKTQSIVAELKEVCGCKIAEVQALGNSVVGYRFTRAIYRALEVKGIQMLKGSKVAKIEAVDQKVKADCVVGLTDQLHPGEGVEIEAAAAVLATGGYIGGGIKARKTEVWIELLDQNLGTLTTDQLTRDAIAPKGQQFMQLGVEVNEDLSVKEETWKGRLFACGDVLAGHNFANERSGAGIAAASAYLAGKHAAAV
- a CDS encoding FAD-dependent oxidoreductase, whose translation is MRENFDVVVIGGGTTGTGVIRDLVLRGFPNSLLLERDDLAAGTSGGCHSALHGGARYVVSDVQTARECLQENQIYRKIVPQVVDPTDAIWVAKTDEQMEFAQKWMKGADEIGLPYEIISVEEATKEEPLLTKDIRFALRTIDTGFDPFRLCIAQAYDAKIKGAEIRTHHEVIGALMEGNRVVGLRVLDKTENNIYEVYAKLIINAAGPWCSQITEMAGFAIPMKPNKGSTGVYSMRPTKTLIGILRTPADGDGLVSQGFQNTALLGTSSVDVDDPDDADPGMDEIKIMEDSVADIIPELREARMLRLCTGVRPLYTTGKETGRNISRGMFLLDHEEMEGVAGIITITGGKYATARLMAEEAVNLACEKLVGKVLPCTTDKEFIYGATTKEEAEKEAQEIHETYHISRYAAHKFTARYGVFAKKILEEYPEHAYVIDDAVQMIGSEVCYSFKEENVENFRDLRRRTRIGMGQEQGTFSIYKAGGIAQEDLGMTPAEAEKCVLGYVQERWKGIYFAAQYGDQLPLSELMQEMYIGMGSYDVLNIG
- a CDS encoding secondary thiamine-phosphate synthase enzyme YjbQ, whose amino-acid sequence is MGSLISVQKYLSFQFEEPETIKNITSHVEMVLKESKVKEGIVLVSAFSTTASVFINDDEEGLIQDTLEYLDGIVPEFKVPYYRHNKSEKDAPAHLKADILGRSEMISVTNGKLDLGNWEQVFYVDFTGMRKKKICVKIIGEY
- a CDS encoding AAA family ATPase, with translation MAGNQGGKGSRRLYYVRDDAGIKIAIIIPQFVLEQKYKTIVSDGYEVDSIVKNISLIDPNKKFVEGKTLIFFDELQEFPDIATALKAFQMDGRYDVICSGSLLGLNYKKIHSNSVGYKTGRCKCRNGR
- a CDS encoding thiamine phosphate synthase, with translation MCKMESVGESVLTGTPTQNVKVVPDGASGKKSEEYVKYTAFHPVLAISNRSLCERPFLEQIERVCKLRPDALVLREKDLSPQEYKELAEQVLEICGEYQVPCILHSFWKEALELGCNQIHLPLHLLRGLDPEAKKKFRVIGTSIHAVEEAVEAQSLGATYLTAGHIYTTDCKKGLAPRGLEFLRQVCESVELPVFAIGGIKFDPEQWQEIREAKAVGGCIMSGMMQV
- the thiH gene encoding 2-iminoacetate synthase ThiH: MTDVTKRAKDVSADAHINESILSEEILEDQKKNRIDHMTYLPGMEEIPSDVMDQVVSEMKKFDYDRYTAADVKRALAHDVRTPEDFQALLSPAALPFLEEMAQAAQMETRKHFGNSVYMFTPIYIANYCENYCIYCGFNCHNKINRAQLNAEEIEKEMQAIAETGLQEILILTGESRSKSTVEYIGEACKIARKYFKVIGLEIYPVNSDEYTYLHQCGADYVTVFQETYNSDKYETLHLAGHKRIFPYRVSAQERALMGGMRGVGFGALLGLDDFRKDAFATGYHAYLLQRKYPHAEIAFSCPRLRPIINNDRINPMDVHEPQLLQVVCAYRLFMPYASITVSTRECERVRDHLVQIAATKISAGVSTGIGSHVEDIEDKGDDQFEISDGRSVDEVYEALLSNHLQPVMSDYIYV